TGAAAATCAGCCTTATATGCATATGCTCTTCTACCCTTCTTTGACGTTTCAATTTTTTCCTTGATTATTATACCTTTCTTCTCAAGATTTAAGATAGACTTATTAACTACAGATTTCGTTATACCTAGTTTTTTAGATATGTCCTCCATTGTTAAGGGCTGAGCTGATTTAATCAACAACTTTAAAACTTCTATATCTCTTCCCGTTAATCCATAGAGAAAACCAACTACGTCAAGTATGTTTACTACTCTGCCATCTGGCAAGGTTATCTGATTTTCAGTTTGGCTTTGCATAATTAGAGGATTTCATAAAACTCTTAAAAATCTTTTGGTAGCTTGTAAACCTAATTTATAATGATAAAAGAATATTGTTAAAAATTCAGTTAGGAACCAATTTTCCATTCTTTAATGCATACAGAGCTCGTATTAACTCAGCGTGACTCCAGGCTAAGGGTGAGACTGAAGGATAATTACCGTTTTCACTAACCTGTTCTGGAATAACACCAGTTGGCAAGGAATTAGACAAAACCCAATCGATTTTTTCCTTTGCCTTTTCCTTTTCCCCCATTAAAGAATACACTTCAGACAACCATAGGGTTGAAATAAACCAAACATTTGGATTCTTTCCATCTTTTAAGTATAAATCATTTTCATATCGAGCTAGACCACCTTTTACGTTTAACTTCTCTTCAACTGTTTCCAAATTTTTAATAAACCTACTGTCATTAACTGGAATAACATCAAATATAGGTGCTAATAATGTACTTGAATCTATAGTTTTATCTATATCGTAAATATTCCCATTTTTAATATACAGAGTCCTAGCATAATGATCTCCTACCCAAAAGAAATCTAAAGCCTGATACATCTCCCTTGAAACCTTATCATATCTTAAAGCTACATCATCCTCACCAAAAAATTTAGCAAAACTCGATGCAGCCTTCAATGCAGCAATAGCAGTTATTGTAGTGTAAAAATGAACCCCACTCCTCTCTTCCCATAGGTCAAATGAAGGAAGAGGCAAACCTATTTCCTTATCTCTATAATTCACTAT
The genomic region above belongs to Saccharolobus caldissimus and contains:
- a CDS encoding helix-turn-helix domain-containing protein encodes the protein MQSQTENQITLPDGRVVNILDVVGFLYGLTGRDIEVLKLLIKSAQPLTMEDISKKLGITKSVVNKSILNLEKKGIIIKEKIETSKKGRRAYAYKADFQALSKKVVNDLDQFMKNIKSKIVIVTGMKIEKSNKS